One bacterium genomic window, ATCTAAAAAAGAAAGCAAAAAACCGGAGCCTACGGAAACAAAAACTTCTAAGAAGGCAGATTAACCCCTCTATTTCAACTACGGCCTCTCTCTTTTTTTCCTATATGTACCTGGTACTTTAAACACAGAGTCTCAAAATCGGACTGTTGAGTCTCATTTTGCAACACTCATGAGACTCTTCATTTTTCAATTCCCTTATTTTTCAATATTTTAGATTTTTGGCATTACACTTGCTTATAGCAACGCTATGTCTCGCACTAACAGACAAGACTACCTTTATGATAACTGCGTGGTGCATGCGCGCATGCAGTTTAACAATAAAGACTACCGCTTTAATTCTGATAAGCATTTTAAAATGTGGCAAAAAATTGCCCTGCGTTACCTTAAAAAATACCCTTCCATTAAAATAACAGGCTATATTTGGATGAATAGCCACTGTCATTTAACAATAGAAGTAGGTTCTGCTGCTGATTTTTCTAAATTTATGCACGACATGACGTGGCGCTTTGCTATTACCTACAATAAAACTCATAAACGAAATGGACACTTGTTTAAAGAACGCTTTAAATGCTCGGTAATAGACAGTGATCGATACGAAAAAATTGTAAAACGTTATATTTACCGCAACCAGATACGTGCCGGTATGGTTAAACATGTAAAGCACACCAA contains:
- a CDS encoding transposase — its product is MSRTNRQDYLYDNCVVHARMQFNNKDYRFNSDKHFKMWQKIALRYLKKYPSIKITGYIWMNSHCHLTIEVGSAADFSKFMHDMTWRFAITYNKTHKRNGHLFKERFKCSVIDSDRYEKIVKRYIYRNQIRAGMVKHVKHTKWSSYHYYAYGKKDPLITPFRNFSNFGLNHKIRMIEFRKFVETLMDHEEQELKILLQFPNMKRIKRKRTRYDYT